Within Oreochromis niloticus isolate F11D_XX linkage group LG2, O_niloticus_UMD_NMBU, whole genome shotgun sequence, the genomic segment TATAATAAcaatcaattatttattttgacagtctgtttattgtttacttttttggtcagtattCACTGGCTTTCCATGACATTTAACTAAACTCTTCACTTTGCCTGACTTCTTAGAAACCAAAAAAGATTCTCGACCTCAGTGAAGTGAATAAACaacacaattcaattcaattcaattcaattcaattcagttcaattcaattcaattcaattcaattcaattttaaaggacttttaatgtaaaaaaatctaCATGCTGCTAATGGAGCGATGTcaaactgtgtttcattgttcttgtaacagtgacaataaagatttattctattttatttatatagcgccaaatcacaacaatagttgccccaaggtgctttatattgtaaggtagaccctacaacagagaaaaccccaacaatcatatgacccctgtgAGCAAGtgatttggcaacagtgggaaggaaaagctcccttttaGCCCTTTCAcacatagtggtcactacagctattcaaaggctgttttcttgtatttgtgtcagtgttgatgatatacttgcacataaaccactacattggacactgatgtggcACTCCATACCAAATTCATAAGTCAAAACGTATGTTGTCCACCTAAGTGGACATGTAACAAACTCTTTAAAAAGTACATGTTTTTTCCatgctaaagatgaataaaaatcctgattgaggttgtcataattcatgcatgaaagggttaacaggaagaaacctccagcagaaccaggctcagggaggggcccTTATAACCACAACCATCCTTTACCTAATCCCACTGTTTCTGAAACACTAAACAAAAATGACAccgaatatttaaaaaacatgtgTAATACATTATCCTCACAAGTAAGATCTAAAAGAACCCCTAATaagtatttcagtgtttttgctatattattaaatataaaaatcagATGTGATAATTAACATAACATTGGTTGAAACCCTaaattatcatttaaaatgacagaaactaACAAAGCcaaactttgttgttgtgtttttcagaaaaGCACCAAGACAGCCATTGAGGTGGGTAGAACATTTGCAACAATGTTCTCTGACATTTCCTTCAGACAGAAGCTTCTGGAGACAAAGAACGAAGAGGAGTTCAAACAGGAGCTTATCAACCACCGACAACAGCTCTCTGTAATCAGTGATAAACCGGTCATAGAGGAAGTGGAGGACTCAGATCCACGCAGGGGCAAACCACTCCAGGTAAAAATAAGTAAACAAGAGAAACATATGTGTAAATCTAGCTAACTAGTCACTTATATTAACAAATTTCTCTACTGAGTGTTAGGTTGTTTACAGATGTGGAGACCACCCTCGCATTTCCCTGTTATTCAGACATATGTGGTGCAGTGATATAAAGTAGTTGAGCCAGAATGCCCaatggagagcagctgggataaagactgaaaaagcagccaagTCTTTGATGGAAATGTCAGCTGAATGTGTGCACGTCCATGTAATGATAAAGCACATCATTAAGTCCAGTTTCTAAATTAAGATGAAATGTGTTTGTTCAGCACAAGGTGGGAGAAAGGAAACACCTAAGTACTGTTAAGCCAAAATCATGTAATAGGTTGTAAAAGACTTAAGTTTACAACAGGTTGTGGTTACACCTGATGTTCTGACTGCTTTCAAAACAGCATTTAAGTATAGGCTTGCTGCTGCCAAGCCAATCTTTAAGCCTAACCTGCAATCCTAGAATAGTAtaatatgaaaccaaacattatGGATGTCAGCACCTCAGTTTTATATCGTATTTCAGTTAAATTCCCTCTGAAATGTCTCCACCTGGATAATTTTGAAATACAGTAGTCACAAAGCTCAATTCAAGTGTGAATgtaactatttttttaaatacattttctatATTCTGCGACAGAGGTTTGTAATGGAAGTTTATGTTTGTGATCGCTTTCAGatcattgttttaaaaaaaggagaaaaaagtctATTTTCTAAAATACCAAGAATATAAGAAGAGGAGAAATCCAGTTTTACTTCCAAAATATCTGTGCCTATTTGAGAACCTGGCTTCATGGAAGCAAATGCTATCAACAGTTAGTTTAAtgcactttttttcttgttgttgtttgtttttatgtgtgcgTTTTGGATTTGAGACACTACACTTGTATCCTcagattatttttaataatctgTGAATGCACTGATGTTGTGACAACTGCACCATATAGTAAGGGATCCAGGGTCATTTTACATGAAGGCCAAACCATTTTCTAGCCAAATAAACATTTCACATATAAGTGCAAATTCCCGGTAGATTATTTTTTGGTGTATTTGTAATATTTACTGTACGTGTAGTTGTAATGATAAAATTacagcaaaaacatttttatgtccACTGGGTGGTTGTTTTTCCCTTCTGATAAGTCTTCAAACTGACAGATACATTACTCAAAATAGCTTTCCAGTGTCTTTGTTTATCTTTTCACTGATACCTAAAGCAACATGCGTGAACAAAGTCTATGGCATTTATGCTGCCCGTACTTTTAATGATGTATAAATCATAAATCATGGCCACAGTGTACCAGCATACTGCAGTCTTTTATACAGTACAGCAAATGACTGCGTGTTTATGGTATGTCAGTGGGCCTGACTATGTTCTACCTTCTTCGCAGTGCATATATTTCTTCAGATTTGGTAAGGGTGTTTATGATGACCTCCGCCGCAGACTGCCTCTATACCCATCAGACTTCACAGATGGTAAAAACAATTTCCTTCGCATTTCTATTTGGTGGATTTGTTACTGGTATAGCTGTTATAGCTTTAGTAACATTTTGTATAATATAAAACAGGTATAATTGGAAATGACCGCTCTCTCTTGAAGTACACCACCACTGCAATTTTCCTCTACATTGCAATTCTACTCCCTGCCATTGCCTTTGGTTCATTGAATGATGAAAGCACAAGAGGAGAAATAGGTATGGGATTTTTCTTTACTCTTAATTTGGCACCCAGTATGAAGCACTATGTTCAACAACGTTAATGAAAAGGACGCATCTGTTTCATTCAATAAAAGATGTTCAGAAGACCATTGTTGGCCAGAGCATTGGAGGAGTGATCTATGCTTTGTTTGCTGGCTCACCACTTGTCATTCCGCTGACTACTGCACCACTGGCCATCTTCATAAGCGGTATGTATTGCTTGCTATGATTTATATATCAGACTATAGAAGTTGGATTTTTGAAAAAgtaacatttattaaataacaaataactCATAAAATTAGTTTGCTTTGAAGTTTACATGGTGGGATTAGGTGCAGCAAATGAGGTCAGAGTCAAGCCTGATGACTGACATTAGGCAGCATAAGCAATTAAATAAAGTCATTAATGGGCCACAGCAATAAAGAAAGGAAGGCAGTCTGAAATGACTTGATGTAACTCATTATCACATATTTTGGCTTCAATGTTGGTTTGCAAGGATCCACCCACAGAGACTTGACTAATCTCTGCAGACCTCTTGAATCTCTTTTGAATAAAATTTTTaggttttttatttcatgattTGGTTTTTTAAACACCATCTCCAGTCACCACAGACAGCTGttgttatataaaaaaaaaggctcCTGATAATCTGCTTCATACATCACCTGCCTTGCATATAATTAATACTACAAACAGTAGTCAGATCTGAGAATTGACCCTTAAAAATGCAGGTATTAATTACAACAACTCGCTAAGCAATATGTTGACACTTAAATAGTGGAATATTCTTGAAATTAACAAGCTTttatgagtttgtgtgtgttattgtaTAATTTGCAGTCATCAGGGGTATTTGTGATGACTACGACCTCGACTTTGATGCTTTCTACGCCTGCATCGGTTTATGGAACAGCTTGTTCCTCATCCTCGGAGGCTTATTCAATGTCAGCCTGCTGATGAAACTCTTCAAACGGTAaatacacactcacaaacaaTATTTGTTACTATTAAATATCACAGACAGAAGGCCACTACTTGTATCTAAACACTGAAGTGAACTGATAAACACTAATCCGTTATTACTTGTTGTTTTCAGCCTTAATCAGTAATTTTCTTTAATGCTCTCATGCCATTGTAGTCATAATTTTCCACTGAAGTTAATGTTTTGTCTGCGGtttgggaaaaaaacacacttttgATACAACATGAATGATCGCACCATGCTTCTTTTGCTTCTCTTTTCTTCCAGCTCAACAGAAGAAGTGATTGCATTGTTCATCTCAATTGCATTTGTTGGCGATGCGGTGAAAGGCACAATCAAAAGTGAGTCCAACTAATGTCAGACGAGCACAATAAAATCTTTTTtggaaaaacaagcaaatagTAGAAACAGAACAGTATTCTATGAGAagttatattatattaacaCAAAAATAATAGTTCACAATAATTTTTTCCATAAGTGTCTGTAACAAgtcaggaaaaaaacacatgttggaTTCTTAAGAATTTTTCTTCTGAGCCTCAGGCTCTTGTAATTTTCTGCCAATCGACTCCAAATTGAGCAATGCTTGAGTAACTGTAAATATGCAGAGAATGACTTAAAGGTTATTACATTAACCAGCTCTTACATCTGTAAAATACTAACTGTAACTGTATGCTCTAGATTATATTTCCTGCTGCAGACTTTAATAAGTTCCCGTGACTGTGGGATGTGTTCCACTAAGATCACATACAGCCATATCTTGTCTTCTAGTTTGTCTTTAGTGACatcccttttttcttcttccatctTTCTACTCCACTTTCTAGTTTTTCACCATTATTACCACGGGCCCATTCTTACGaccacaaacaaaacactggtgCTTCAGCAGATTAATGAGATTCTAGACAGTgcaaaaaacaagacagaaaccATACTGGAGCATCACAGTGAGACCGGGATGATGTCAGGACATGCAGAGGGGCACGAGTCAATCTTCCTGCCTGAGTCTTTGGTGTTATGCACAAGAGAAAGACCCATCCTCTGTCTTCTGCTCATGTTGGGGACTTTGTGGCTGGGTTATACACTCTACCTCATCAAGAGGAGGTAACGTTTGTTCACTTATTGTTTCACATTATGGATATCTGAACCATTTTATAGCTTATTTTATCGTATCAAAATATATGTAGTAAGCAGAGGCGcaactctattttttttttctccagggAATGCATCTGTCATCTTTATAAAAGGACGATAAAGTGTCACCACATTAAAAGTACAAGTTCCACATTGAAATTTGAGCGTTTTATGAGCAAACTGTGCTTCAGTACACCTTACATGCAAGAGAAAACAGTATTTCAAAACATACCAAATCCATCAGGGGAAATactctgtttttaaagtgctgccCAAAGCAGACTCTTTTCCATCTGGAGTAGTGAAGCCATAAAAATGTCATGTCTTGAATATTTTAGTCAGCTGAACTGCAATAATAGAAAGATGGTACAATCAAATGTGAAAGATATATGATGTGATACAACCAGAGATGCTGTATGAGATATAAAATGGAAAGCACTGCCACATTTTTAACACTTAGTATTTAAAGTAGAAGGATGCATTGCAGTATAACAATGTTATTCTTTAACTAATAACATGAAAGCTGTGTTTTAACTGTCGTCCATTTTAtattcagaattttaaaaatctgcagaacaaatttaaactctGTTATAAGCAattacagaaaatgcacttaTGTGTGCAATGCTGAGTTGAAATATTAAAGTTATCAGGAGCTTTACTCCACTATGTGTGACTAGACTATTTGCTGTTTTTACCTAGTAGTGATTTTAAGCCTGGGTTTAAATTAACAAAGGGAATTGTATAGTGTAGTAGATAAATAGCTAGTTACCTTTATCCACATCAAAAGAAGCCATGTAATTTATGAGACATCCAGCCAGGATGTCCCTAGAAGAGCTTGAGGAGGTTGCTGGGGAGTGGTTCGGGcatctctgcttagactgctgcccccATGACCTTTACCCAAATAAGCTGAAGCAAATGAGAAGATTTGTGATAGTTACTTCCACTTCTCCTCATACTAGCTGCAAATAGGTTCACATAACCTACAAAACAAGGACAAAAAGTGCATCCCAAGACTGGATTGCAAGGTTACAAATCATGTGCAATGAATTTCACCCTGCAGTAATATTACTGGAATATGTGAGTTAGATATATGTGACTCTGTTATCATGCGTTTCTATATCTGACTCCTGGGATTTCATTGTTCTTTTTCCTCAGTGGCAGCTTTCAGCACTTGACATGAATTATTTTCCAAACTCAAAGAGTAACTGCAGTAAATAGTGCTGTAAAACTACTTGTAGAAGTCATTACACCAGAGTTGCAAAACGCTGAAATATTTATCGCTATTTTCCCAACAGCCCATATCTGAATGACAAAATCAGAGAGGTGGTGTCTGACTGTGCTTTGCCTGTGTCTGTGCTGATACTCTCCTTCATTGGCTCCTACCTTTTCATTGACATACAGCGTGAGTATGGATCTTTCACATGAAAGAAATGATAGAAGAGTACTCATGAGGCTTAAAGTCACAACCCTGGCACATAACTTTTTTCACTGTTCATAAATCCTCTGTTGAAAGGGGAAAACATTTGCTTCAAGTGAACTTTAAACCCAGTCTggggattttgtgtgtgtgagagatagACACAGAATTTACGCATTGCTTTTAAAACAGAGAGTACTAGCAGAAAGGTTAGTGTTcaagcatttatttttttgtgttttcattgtaTGTTTGTAACAAGCTTCCTGTAAATTTTTTGCCTCTATTAGTTCCCGTGTTCAGTGTACACGATGGTCCGATCTTCAAGTTCCCTCCATTTGAAAAGCTGTCAGGAATGAATGCACTGAGTGCAGTTGGTCTGGGGTTCCTACTTGCTTTGCTCATCTTTATTGACCAGAACATCGTCATTTCACTGACACATGTGCCGGAACACAAGTACGAGCCCCACTTTATGTTTGAATTCTAAACTATGAGAAGAACGACACACAGCAGAACCTGTGATTTAAATGTTACCTTTACAGTATTTGGTATTGATGCGTGAACTGCTGTGCCTTTACTGACAAACCACTTCAAGCTTATGTGTGTGAACATCTATACCAGGTTGCTAAAAGGCACAGCATTCCACTGGGACTTAATGCTGACTGGCTTCATTAACATCCTCATGTCCTGTCTGGGGTTGCCATGGATGCACGCTGCTTTCCCACATTCCTCTCTGCATGCCCGTCAGCTTGCCAAAGTAGAACAGCAAGTAGAGAACGGACACCTCTACACGACGTGAGTAAAGTTAAAACAAGGTGTGCTCTGACAGACAGAGCACATCTCACGGAAAGCATCAGCTTTTATGAATGCTTTTAACACTCAGTTTGAAATCTTTGTAACAGAGCGTCAGTTCAAAACTAAGCAAAATAACAAAATGGTTATGTGGTATAAAGAAACTCTGGCTTATGTCTGCAGCAGATGTAGTGTGCATAGTTGCCCATAAATTTTTTAATGCTTCAGTGATCCATTTAATTTTTATCCTTTCATGTTGGATTCAAAAGCTGATCTTATAAATTAAAAGATATAAAGATTGTTCTGGGTTGCTCAAATAACTCAttcctctctttttctcctaATAGAATTGTTAGTGTGAAGGAAACACGTTTGACCTCACTGGTGGCCAACATCTTGATCGGCCTGTCCATGTTCATGCTGCCCATTCCTCTGCAGTGGATTCCCAAGCCTGTCCTCTATGGGCTCTTCCTTTACATTGCCGCCACTTCACTGGATGGAAATCAAATGGTGGACCGCATGACCCTCCTGCTAAAGGAACAGGTGAATATGAAGCAGATAAGAAGAGTGTGGTTTGGTTTACTGATCTGGTTGCTAATAAGTGCCAATCCTGTTCCTCATTCTATTATATTGtctctttgtttcctttgtATTGATTGAGCTTTACAAATGATAACCAGTAGTTATCATTTGTAAAGTTATCATCTAACAAATAAAAAAGTAGAAGGGTGAAGAAACTAAAATCCAGCAGAAAAAAACGCCACTCTtctgggaaaaaagaaaagtgaaacaaaCATCTCTTGTTATCACATGACTGGTCCCACTCTTGTTATATCACAGAACTTTCATAAGATAAACTGGTACACACCATGGCCTCTCATAACAAGAACAACTTGTTTTTAATGAGTTTTTAGAAAACAAAGTTATTTTTGTCATAAGAGTTTATCATGGTCTGCTTTAAATAGACAAAATATAGTACAATAACATGGCACATTTTTGCATAGCAATGAGTTTGATGAAAATAACAACATTCctgtaaaatataaagcaatgcacttctgaaaaaaaaaaatgcaaatgttgcACGACAATTCCAGAGCTTACAGGAGTATTTAGCATACCTTTTCTTCTCAAATGGTAATTTATGCTGCAGCAACAGGTGTGCTATTATATACAAATCTTGGCTTGAGAGGGGTATTATAGTTAATCTCACTTAAAACATAGTTAATCATATCTTATTCTGTCTCTGTCTAGACCTCCTATCCTCCCACTCACTACATTCGCCGTGTGCCTCAGAGGAAGGTCCACTACTTCACGGGGCTGCAGATAATCCAGCTGATCATTCTGTGTGCATTCGGGATGTATCCTCTGCCCTACATGAAGATGGTTTTCCCCTTGCTGATGATCCTGCTGGTCCCTGTCAGGTGAGATAACCCAGGCCAACAGGGGGCAGAGTGGGAACATGAAAATCTGCATGCATCCTTATCTGCAGCTCATTGGCAATGACCTCAGGAAACACAATTTTATGGTCCCATTTTTGCAATTAGGACCAGTTAGTGTTAGAAGAAATTCAGTACAACACGAccttcttaaaaacaaaacaaaagaaaattaaatgttttacatGGAAAAAGTAGTATTAAGCATTTACTTTgtcacattaaaaaagaaagaaaaaggggacCGCTGTGTCtacagttatttttattatatacatTCTATGTgtagaaagacacacacatacaaacacacacacaagaggtGATGTTCTTTCTCTAAGTACTTGAAGATGTGTTGTTTCCTTTTAAATaatacatgcatttttaatgtgttttctcTCAGGACGAGCTTACTTCCAAGAATGATTGAGGCCAAGTATCTGGACATCCTGGATTCACAATACATGTAGAACTTTAAAGCAATTTCA encodes:
- the LOC100709332 gene encoding sodium bicarbonate transporter-like protein 11 isoform X1, yielding MKSKKEEREMSGVIVNQFAEEAPSTERPKNGYFFQEMELRDGEQDYVEDSPTTNKDHIYDNEIQISPSDPEGPGFGLLNTTRRYVKPMNFEEEVRAHRDLDGFLAQASILLDEKAATLDEVLRRMLTHVVVEGRESWDVDEIMNSLFTDAGRKEINVHLLSETIQGVTATSTGIHYQQSWLCILSNVRNLQRRHVCITRLERPQNWGVNCCEARYVILILAPPRTKSTKTAIEVGRTFATMFSDISFRQKLLETKNEEEFKQELINHRQQLSVISDKPVIEEVEDSDPRRGKPLQCIYFFRFGKGVYDDLRRRLPLYPSDFTDGIIGNDRSLLKYTTTAIFLYIAILLPAIAFGSLNDESTRGEIDVQKTIVGQSIGGVIYALFAGSPLVIPLTTAPLAIFISVIRGICDDYDLDFDAFYACIGLWNSLFLILGGLFNVSLLMKLFKRSTEEVIALFISIAFVGDAVKGTIKIFHHYYHGPILTTTNKTLVLQQINEILDSAKNKTETILEHHSETGMMSGHAEGHESIFLPESLVLCTRERPILCLLLMLGTLWLGYTLYLIKRSPYLNDKIREVVSDCALPVSVLILSFIGSYLFIDIQLPVFSVHDGPIFKFPPFEKLSGMNALSAVGLGFLLALLIFIDQNIVISLTHVPEHKLLKGTAFHWDLMLTGFINILMSCLGLPWMHAAFPHSSLHARQLAKVEQQVENGHLYTTIVSVKETRLTSLVANILIGLSMFMLPIPLQWIPKPVLYGLFLYIAATSLDGNQMVDRMTLLLKEQTSYPPTHYIRRVPQRKVHYFTGLQIIQLIILCAFGMYPLPYMKMVFPLLMILLVPVRTSLLPRMIEAKYLDILDSQYM
- the LOC100709332 gene encoding sodium bicarbonate transporter-like protein 11 isoform X2, with the translated sequence MEDKKVLTFVPSEAPSTERPKNGYFFQEMELRDGEQDYVEDSPTTNKDHIYDNEIQISPSDPEGPGFGLLNTTRRYVKPMNFEEEVRAHRDLDGFLAQASILLDEKAATLDEVLRRMLTHVVVEGRESWDVDEIMNSLFTDAGRKEINVHLLSETIQGVTATSTGIHYQQSWLCILSNVRNLQRRHVCITRLERPQNWGVNCCEARYVILILAPPRTKSTKTAIEVGRTFATMFSDISFRQKLLETKNEEEFKQELINHRQQLSVISDKPVIEEVEDSDPRRGKPLQCIYFFRFGKGVYDDLRRRLPLYPSDFTDGIIGNDRSLLKYTTTAIFLYIAILLPAIAFGSLNDESTRGEIDVQKTIVGQSIGGVIYALFAGSPLVIPLTTAPLAIFISVIRGICDDYDLDFDAFYACIGLWNSLFLILGGLFNVSLLMKLFKRSTEEVIALFISIAFVGDAVKGTIKIFHHYYHGPILTTTNKTLVLQQINEILDSAKNKTETILEHHSETGMMSGHAEGHESIFLPESLVLCTRERPILCLLLMLGTLWLGYTLYLIKRSPYLNDKIREVVSDCALPVSVLILSFIGSYLFIDIQLPVFSVHDGPIFKFPPFEKLSGMNALSAVGLGFLLALLIFIDQNIVISLTHVPEHKLLKGTAFHWDLMLTGFINILMSCLGLPWMHAAFPHSSLHARQLAKVEQQVENGHLYTTIVSVKETRLTSLVANILIGLSMFMLPIPLQWIPKPVLYGLFLYIAATSLDGNQMVDRMTLLLKEQTSYPPTHYIRRVPQRKVHYFTGLQIIQLIILCAFGMYPLPYMKMVFPLLMILLVPVRTSLLPRMIEAKYLDILDSQYM